In Corylus avellana chromosome ca2, CavTom2PMs-1.0, the following proteins share a genomic window:
- the LOC132169893 gene encoding probable polyol transporter 4: protein MGLMGGEENGKGEGVVEIHMGSKNKYRRMDSEGTEEDVALSNEGIAKKNYNTKKFVFVCAIFASLNSVLLGYDVGVMSGAILFIQEDLKITEVQEEVLVGILSIISLLGSLAGGKTSDAIGRKWTIAFAAIVFQTGAAVMTLAPNFGVLMVGRLFAGVGIGFGVMIAPVYIAEISPAIARGSLTSFPEIFINLGILLGYVSNYAFSGLPAHISWRLMLGVGILPSIFIGFALFVIPESPRWLVMQNRVDEARAVLLKTNESETEAEERLAEIH from the exons ATGGGGTTGATGGGTGGTGAGGAAAATGGGAAGGGAGAGGGGGTGGTAGAGATTCATATGGGAAGCAAAAACAAGTACAGGAGGATGGATTCTGAAGGCACAGAGGAGGATGTGGCATTGTCCAATGAAGGCATAGCAAAAAAGAATTATAACACCAAGAAATTTGTCTTTGTCTGCGCCATCTTTGCTTCCCTCAATTCCGTGCTTCTTGGATACG ACGTGGGTGTTATGAGTGGAGCAATTTTATTCATTCAGGAGGATCTGAAGATAACAGAGGTACAAGAAGAAGTTCTTGTTGgaattttaagcataatttccCTTTTGGGTAGTTTAGCTGGTGGAAAAACATCAGATGCTATTGGTAGAAAATGGACAATTGCCTTTGCAGCCATTGTGTTTCAGACCGGTGCTGCTGTAATGACTCTTGCTCCAAATTTCGGAGTACTGATGGTAGGTAGACTCTTTGCTGGAGTGGGAATTGGCTTTGGAGTCATGATTGCTCCTGTATATATTGCTGAGATATCACCTGCCATTGCCAGAGGATCTCTTACCTCCTTCCCTGAGATATTTATAAATCTAGGAATCCTTCTCGGATATGTATCGAACTATGCCTTTTCAGGGCTGCCTGCACATATAAGCTGGAGGCTCATGCTTGGCGTGGGAATCCTTCCCTCAATTTTTATTGGGTTTGCTCTGTTTGTGATCCCTGAATCCCCAAGATGGCTAGTTATGCAGAACAGAGTTGATGAAGCGAGAGCAGTGCTGTTGAAGACAAATGAGAGTGAAACAGAAGCGGAAGAGAGACTAGCAGAAATACA CTAA
- the LOC132171825 gene encoding polyphenol oxidase, chloroplastic-like, giving the protein MASLSPQPTLITTKTVAGTTNPTFSFSSSFPKRPQLSKSGKRSHHLGARVACKATNGDQKDGHPLQGKFDRRDMLIGLGGLYGAANLYSDPFALAAPVSAPDLTQCGQADLPAGAKPTNCCPPASTKILDFKLPSQNAPLRVRPAAHLADKEYIAKYNKATELMKALPADDPRNFIQQANVHCAYCDGAYHQVGLPDLDLQVHNSWLFFPFHRYYLYFYEKILGKLIGDPTFALPFWNWDSPAGMQMPALFANPKSAVYDSLRNANHQPPTLLDLDYNGTDVASTTKDQLSSNLNIMYRQMVSNGKNAQLFLGSPYRAGDEPDPGFGSIENIPHGPVHIWCGDTTQPNLEDMGNFYSAARDPIFFAHHSNVDRMWTIWKTLGGKRKDYTDSDWLNAGFIFYDENAQPVRVKVKDCLDQSKLGYKYQDVDIPWLKSKPTPRKSKIKKVAKFLHLGHGDVALAAETSPSVKFPFVLDKAISTVVARPRKSRSRKEKDDEEEVLVIGSIEFERDAPLKFDVYINDEDDVPSGPDKSEFAGSFVNVPHKHKHGKKLNTILRLGISDLLEDLEAEDDDTVVVTLVPRYGKGLATIGGIKIELSS; this is encoded by the coding sequence ATGGCTTCTCTCTCGCCTCAACCAACCCTCATTACCACCAAGACGGTGGCTGGCACCACCAATCccaccttttctttctcttcttcctttccAAAAAGGCCTCAGCTTTCTAAATCTGGAAAGCGGAGCCACCACCTTGGTGCTAGAGTGGCATGCAAAGCCACCAATGGTGACCAAAAAGATGGACACCCTCTTCAAGGGAAATTCGATAGGAGAGATATGCTCATTGGCCTTGGAGGCCTCTACGGTGCTGCCAATCTTTACAGTGACCCGTTTGCCTTGGCAGCTCCGGTGTCGGCGCCGGATCTTACACAATGTGGCCAGGCAGACTTGCCTGCCGGAGCAAAACCAACCAATTGCTGCCCACCAGCATCCACAAAGATCTTAGACTTTAAGCTACCTTCCCAAAACGCCCCCTTGCGTGTTAGGCCTGCAGCTCATTTGGCTGACAAGGAATACATAGCCAAATACAACAAAGCCACTGAGCTCATGAAAGCTCTCCCCGCCGACGACCCACGGAATTTCATCCAACAAGCCAACGTTCATTGCGCCTATTGCGACGGCGCGTACCACCAAGTCGGCTTGCCAGACCTCGATCTCCAAGTTCACAACTCCTGGCTCTTCTTTCCCTTCCATCGTTACTACTTGTACTTCTATGAGAAGATCTTGGGAAAGTTGATCGGCGATCCCACCTTCGCCTTGCCATTCTGGAACTGGGATTCCCCTGCTGGCATGCAAATGCCAGCCTTGTTTGCTAATCCCAAGTCAGCTGTCTACGACAGCCTCCGCAACGCCAATCACCAGCCGCCGACTCTTCTCGACCTTGACTACAACGGCACCGACGTGGCATCGACAACTAAAGACCAGCTCTCCAGCAATCTCAACATCATGTACCGGCAAATGGTGTCCAACGGCAAAAACGCCCAGCTGTTCCTCGGTAGCCCTTACCGGGCCGGAGATGAACCCGACCCGGGTTTTGGCTCAATCGAGAACATTCCTCACGGTCCCGTGCACATATGGTGCGGCGACACCACCCAACCTAATTTGGAGGACATGGGGAACTTCTACTCCGCCGCCAGAGATCCCATCTTTTTCGCTCACCACTCCAACGTTGACCGAATGTGGACCATCTGGAAGACGCTGGGAGGGAAACGAAAAGATTACACAGACTCCGATTGGTTAAACGCCGGGTTTATCTTCTACGACGAAAACGCTCAGCCTGTTCGTGTTAAGGTAAAGGACTGCCTTGACCAAAGCAAGCTGGGTTATAAATATCAAGATGTGGATATTCCATGGCTCAAATCTAAGCCGACTCCACGCAAATCTAAAATCAAGAAAGTAGCCAAGTTTTTGCATTTAGGACATGGGGATGTAGCCCTCGCCGCTGAAACATCGCCAAGTGTCAAGTTTCCGTTTGTTTTGGACAAGGCGATAAGCACTGTGGTGGCTAGGCCGAGGAAATCGAGGAGTCGGAAAGAGAAGGATGACGAGGAGGAAGTGTTGGTGATTGGAAGCATCGAGTTTGAGAGAGATGCGCCGCTCAAGTTTGACGTTTATATTAACGATGAGGACGACGTTCCAAGCGGGCCGGACAAGTCGGAGTTTGCAGGGAGTTTTGTGAACGTGCCACATAAGCACAAGCATGGGAAGAAGTTGAACACCATCTTGAGGTTGGGGATCTCAGACTTGTTGGAGGATTTGGAAGCTGAAGATGATGACACCGTGGTGGTGACTTTGGTGCCTCGGTATGGCAAAGGGCTAGCCACCATTGGTGGGATCAAGATTGAGCTTAGTTCTTGA